In the genome of Monodelphis domestica isolate mMonDom1 chromosome 2, mMonDom1.pri, whole genome shotgun sequence, one region contains:
- the monDomV1R1204 gene encoding vomeronasal 1 receptor monDomV1R1204: MISSELIFGVAFFLQCAIGIVGNSLLLVLYVCIAFKKPQEKKPMDLILAHLTVANMATLFTRGIPEIMFCSGMRNIFNDLGCKIVMYIYRISRGFSVCTTSLLSMFQAIIISPNNSVWARIKVKAHKYILHCFLFFCVTNALIYIRVIELSEAIKNDNISRYEYMSHIFVVRSLNENKATAAFLFGMTLHDFIFHLLMALSSTHMVLLLYRHRKQVQHIYSNSHSSRSFPEIKATQTILLLVSCFVLFYWINNCCTLYVTYSVENEVEVETIGAFFGGCYPALSPLLLIGSDSRIGKLHFIPGKEKRHHKDFMNGLVNY, translated from the coding sequence ATGATATCTAGTGAGCTGATCTTTGGTGTGGCCTTCTTTTTACAATGTGCCATTGGTATTGTAGGGAATTCATTGCTGCTTGTCCTTTATGTTTGTATCGCCTTCAAAAAGCCTCAAGAAAAGAAGCCCATGGATTTGATTCTTGCTCATTTGACTGTGGCCAATATGGCAACACTTTTTACCAGAGGCATTCCAGAAATAATGTTTTGTTCTGggatgagaaatatttttaatgatttggggTGTAAAATAGTCATGTATATTTATAGAATTTCACGGGGATTTTCTGTATGCACAACAAGCCTTCTGAGCATGTTCCAGGCCATCATCATCAGTCCCAACAACTCTGTGTGGGCAAGGATCAAAGTCAAAGCCCACAAATACATTTTACattgtttcctctttttctgtgTAACAAATGCATTGATCTATATCAGGGTCATTGAACTCAGTGAagcaataaaaaatgacaatatttccaGGTATGAGTATATGTCACATATTTTCGTGGTAAGATCATTAAATGAGAACAAAGCTACAGCTGCATTTTTGTTtggtatgactcttcatgactttatCTTTCATTTGCTTATGGCATTGTCCAGTACCCACATGGTGCTTCTCCTCTATAGACATAGAAAGCAAGTGCAGCACATTTATAGCAATAGCCATTCCTCTAGATCCTTCCCTGAAATCAAGGCCACTCAGACCATTCTCTTGCTTGTgagctgttttgttttattctactGGATCAACAACTGTTGCACCTTATATGTGACATATAGTGTTGAAAATGAAGTTGAAGTGGAAACAATTGGAGCCTTTTTTGGTGGATGTTACCCTGCCCTCTCTCCCTTATTGCTGATTGGCAGTGATAGTCGTATTGGAAAACTTCATTTTATACCTGGGAAGGAGAAGAGGCATCACAAGGATTTCATGAATGGTTTAGTAAATTATTGA